Below is a window of Pogoniulus pusillus isolate bPogPus1 chromosome 2, bPogPus1.pri, whole genome shotgun sequence DNA.
CATAGATCCTTTACCAGCTTTATTCTCTTCTATGGACTCACTCCAGGACCTCAAAGTCTTTTGTGTAATGAAGGGCCCAAAACttcacacagtactcaaggtgtgtcctcatCAGTGCTAAATACAGGGAGGGGCATGATCACttacctgctcctgctggccacactattcctcatgcaggtcaggatgctgctggccttcttggctacctgggcacacttccgGATCATGTTCAGGCAGCTGTCAAACAGCACTCCCTGGTCTTTCCCTACTGGGCATCTTTCCAGCCACTGTTCCTCGAACCTATAGCACTGCACaaggttgctgtgacccaagggtaacacctggccttgttaaatctcatagagctggcctcagcccatcaatccagcctggccaggtccctctacagagccttcctaccctcaagcagatcaacaccctCTCCTCCCAACATagagtcatctgcaaacttatcaAGGGAGCACTCAACCCCCTCATTCAGATCATTGATAAACATATGAAAGAGAACTGGTCCCCAGTACTGAACCctagggaacaccacttgtgactggaaagagcagagagaaaCTTGTACgtttgtgttggggtttttttaatacagaCACAGTATTTTTCCAAGGTCACTTTATAGTAAGCAGCATACAGGCTACTAAAGTGGAAGTGCCCATACAGTCATTTGAGGTTAAATGTGCACTCTATATTCTATAACATGAGAACTGCATTGAAGAGCTTTTTCTTGCTGAAAATGAGAACGATTTGGCAGCTTCAAAAAGCTAACACACATTTCAGTCCTCAAAATCAATTCACCATAACAACAAaatcccaaactgaaatgcaagCCACACCAAATAGCAGGCTTATCTCAGTAAGGACCTCTTAGCAGATCGAGCCGCAACACTTGTTGAGCTCTCTTTATCATGCCCCTCAAAGTACTGCTGCTCTATTCGCCGACAAAAGGCTGTGAGATTACTGTAGTTTTTCACCTTCTCAGAGAGTTCATCAGTGATTAGCTGAGTAGTAAGGATTGTGAACAGATGTCCAAACACCAGAGCATCTAATTCAGTTGGTCtgtaaaaacaataaaaaaagagCAGGTATTCTGAAAAGCAAGTCCTcactaaggaaaaaaagcatCAAACATTTAGACAGGCAATCTAAGAACGGGGAAGAAATTGGGCAACACTGAATTTAGCACATGTATGAAAACTCTGTGTACAGTATGCAAGTATACTGCTGCTTCTCAGTATGGCatcctgctttgcttttggtGGCTTGCAAATGTGGAAATACTTCTTAGAAGGAGTGGAGTTACTCATCCAATATCAAACTGTTAGTTCTGTAACAAAGGCAAATGCTTACCAAGTCCTTCTGTGATCTTTCTTATTTCTCTGTAGATGTATATAAACCCCCAGCTATTATCTcacaaatggggaaaaaaaagaaagagcagaggGACATGAAGCATAAAACCCCTTATTCCCTCTTGGTACTTTTTGACAGTCAGGAACTACTCAACCAATCAGAAAATAAGCTCCAGGATGGCAGCAATGACTACACAGAAGAGGTATTTTGGGAAACAGTGGACTACTGAATGTTTTCCTTATTTTAGGTACCAGCCTTCTGAGTTGTCACCTTAGACCCCTGCATAGAAATAGTCCACGtgcaaataattttttttccccaaatacaTTCATACCTTTAAAATCTTTCTTTACCAGTATTCAAGGTATGCAGCACGAGGGGTTTCTAACCGATCAGCTTCTTGCATTTCTATTTGTGGATGACTAAGAACTCTCCAGTGGAGATGTGGATGCTTGTATAGCTCATAGCTGTCAACAAGCTGGTTTTCTTATTTACCTCCTGCAGACTCACAGAAGTCACAGACTGACAAACACTGGACTAGGAACACACACTTTATCAGCAGCATTTCAGATAGCTGAAAAACTTAAAGGATGAAAAAAgtgtgaaggagaaaaaaaaatctaaaaggTCAAAAAAGCACTTTTTAACGGTGCAAAGAAGAAACTGGTGAAACAAAGGATATCCCACAAGGCCAggttgtttctttcttctccccttgGGAACATGAATCTTCATTTTCACTTTTGATACTCATTTTCACTGTTGATACTCATTCTTTGTGGATACAAATCTAGCTTCTTGCCCAGCTCTCAACTCACAGGCACCCTCATGCTAATTCAGTTCATCCAGAACTGCCCCTGGTGTTGAGGGCAAGACCAGCTGTCCTGGTGAGGACAGCATGACATGCATTCACTTCCCTGTTCCTACTAAAGAACACTGCTCAAGAAATAAAAGTGAAACATTAAATATGTCATTTTTAATAAGAAACTACCTGTATAAAGTTGTAGGTTTGTCGCCTGCTTGAGGTAGACTGTAGAAAAGGCAAGCAGGAGTAAAACTAAATCACTTAGGGAAATTTTCCTTTTGAAACCTTTGATTATTTATTTCTGAAATGTCAAGTTTCTGTTCCAGTCACACATTACTGTCTCCATAACTAACAGTGCAGCATTAAAACAGAAGGTTTTCATACATCTTTCTCATTCCTGGATGTAGTATTTCAGTAAGGAGTAACTTACTGCTTATTGAAGAAATAAGGTTGCGTTCCTAATCTCTGAGACAGAGCATTACAGCACTGGTCAACATCTTCAAGCACCTATCAAAACACACAAGAGACACAAGATCCATATTGTCAGAAAACACcaacactgaaaaaaacaaccttctTACTGTCATTGTGCCAACGGTGGGAACAAGGAGCGTAAGATGTTGGAAGCTGTTAAAGTCAGTCAAACCTACACAGTAGGCAGGTTGCTAAGTGTTACTTCATCAAACATTTTATGTAAGGCTGTTCTGACAAAGTGCTTCCCATAACATTTATAACTTAGTTTCATGAGAGGTACTAACTTACACCTCAAAACtacattgcctttttttttttaggatctCTGACAAGGGAAGCTGCAATCCTGCAAAGCCTAACAATCTATCTGCAGGACTACAGCCTACAGCACTAGAGATGTACACCCATGGTGAAACGTCCTTCCTTCTGCCCCATCAGGCTGGACTTtattttcatagattcatagaatggtttggattggaaaggaccttaaaggtcatctagtttcagcccactctgacATAGACagaggcaccttccactagaccaggttgctcaaggcctcacccagtgTGGccataaacacttccagggaggaggcgtccatgacttccctgggcaacctgttccagtgcctcaccacccttactgtaaaggatttcttcctaatacttAGTCTAAATCTGGCCTTATcaagcttcactccattccctctcatcctgtcactacaagcccttgtaaaacatctctcttcatggatttcttgtaggcccttttcaggtactggaaagctgctataaagtctcctcagaaccttcttttctccaggctgaacagtcccaagttgcatagcctgtccccataaatagccctcctctgcaccttctccagcagtttgatgtcctattgcagagaccttcagagctgaacacagtactacAGGTGTAgtcacaggagagcagagtagagggacagaatcacctcccttgtcctgctggtcacacttctttagATGAAGCCCAGGACAtgcttggccttctgggctgcaagcaaacattgccagctcatgttgagttttttgTCAACTGACATCTCCAAGTCCTTCAATTGTTGCTGAAGTCAAATACCTGACTCCATATAATGTTTTAAGTACAGGATATATTTTTCCAACAACTGTTTCAAGAAAGTGTTATTCTCCACAgccttaaaaataaataaatagataaataaaataaaccagggTAATGAGGTAAGCTCCACTTTTCATACTGACCTGTTCAAGTGTCTTTCCAGCCCATCCAATGGCTTTCATCTTTCGCCTTACCTCCCACTGCTTCTGATAGGACAAAATGCGGTTCAGAGGCCAGGGGTAAGGGGAGCCATACCTCGGGTGAGTAATCTTTGTTTCCAACAGAAAGACACTGTGTTATCACATACATACCTCTACACACAAGTAGCTAATAGTCAAGTATTTCAATCAGTACTGCAATTTGTGCAGTGTGTATGGTCTGCAGCATAAGCATTGAAAACTGTCGCTTCAGAAGCGCCAAACCCGCACCCATTCCGCAGTCTGCCACCACCAGTAATGACACAGCCTCCTAAAATGTACATGCAAGCGGAATTGCAGCGAGAAGACTGCACCATTAATGGTACAAACCTCAATGTTTCATTTATGAGTAGGGACTTGCGATTGCAACCAGAAGTGTTTTCTCATTAAATTTTAATTAAGATAAATGCTGCAGAACCACTCACCTCCTCTACTGTAACATCATCACACCACTGGAGATAGAGCTGGGAACAGAAAGAACACTTACTAAAACTTCCTAATAAAGGAGAATACAGAGACAATCATTTCTCACTAGTAgaattttcttttctgtattaGATTAAATTTCCATTTCATTCCTTCTGTTAGACTTCTGAATGTAGAAAACCGGAAGGCAAAAGCTCAGCTGCTAGTCcttacttcccccagcaccacaaccAAGCCGAAACCAAAGGCCTGCTCCCACTGCCCATGCTGCACTCAACTCAGCACACAGGTTACCAACCCTcagctccttggccacctgcagCTTGGCAGAATTCCCATCACTGTTCTCATGCTGGGACTGCGTCACGTTAACCAGCCACGAATGTAAACCTCAGGGATCCCAGCCTCCCACCAGGCGTGTGAGCATGCACGCTATGGAAGGTGACAGCAGGGTGCCTGGCCAGCTGTGGGTTGGGCTAGGATTCCAAGAACCACTGGCATTTTCCACTCCGTTACTTCAACATCTACGTGACACAGTTCAGTAAAGTGGGGGGAATCATACATGTGGCTTTTGTCTACAGGAATATTTCAGCAAGCAGTCCATAGGGTACAGAGAATTTATTCCTGCCTCCTTTCACCTCAAAAGTTGACAATCTAATAACAAGCAGTATTTCCAATACAGGGAAAAATCCTAAGGCTTCCTTGCCTGTAGTCTCGTATGTAAATGTATACAGTTACTATGGGTTGCTGTACCTCTGCTGTCAAGAGCATATTATTGACTAATTCCATGTAGGCTTTCATCTCAGCTTTTTGGACTTCATCCAACCCATCACTGAGAGAATGGCCCTaatgggagaaaaaagaaaaaaagacacacATGTAGGAAAGGATATTGGAATATTCAGCAATGCCTGACCCAAGGACCTCTAAGTCAATGAGGTTTGGCTCAGATCCTCATCTCTGACATGGTTCTGTAACAAATTACAGACGTAATTTTTAAATACAGTATCCTTTGGAATTAGAAAGAAATGATGGCCATTTAACATAGTTAATCTACAAAAAAGGTAGACTATTATCAGTTACAGATGAACTCGGTTACAGCACACAGCCTCCTGGTTAGGGCACCTCTGTGACAAGAAAGAgacacagctgagggagctggggttgttcagcctggagaagaggaggctcagggatgacttcattgctatctacaactacctgaagggaggctgtagccaggtgggggtcggtctcttctcctgggcaagcagcaacagaacaaggggacacagtctcattagttgtgctgggggaggtataggtggatgtcaggaggaaagttcttcccagagagagtgatttgccattggaatgggctgcccacggaggtggtggagtcactgtccctgcaggtgttcaagaaaagactggatgggatacttagtgccatggtctagttgattggacagggctggatgataggttggactggatgaccttggaggtgtcttccaacctggttgattctatgattgtgataCAGCTTTATCAACTGCTCAGTGAAAAGTGCCTTTTTTCAAATATAAGGGGGGCAGCAAAGGCAAATTTGAACATTATGTGACACTCAGGGTCTAAACCAGTCAGTTGTGTGCTTAAGAGCTCTGAGAC
It encodes the following:
- the MTX2 gene encoding metaxin-2 translates to MSLVAEAFVTQLAAAEPWPENAALYQQLKEEQILLSDNASSLAVQAFLQMCNLPIRVVCRANAEYMSPSGKVPFIHVGNQVVSELGPIVQFVKAKGHSLSDGLDEVQKAEMKAYMELVNNMLLTAELYLQWCDDVTVEEITHPRYGSPYPWPLNRILSYQKQWEVRRKMKAIGWAGKTLEQVLEDVDQCCNALSQRLGTQPYFFNKQPTELDALVFGHLFTILTTQLITDELSEKVKNYSNLTAFCRRIEQQYFEGHDKESSTSVAARSAKRSLLR